The Camelus dromedarius isolate mCamDro1 chromosome 8, mCamDro1.pat, whole genome shotgun sequence genome includes a window with the following:
- the LOC135321856 gene encoding LOW QUALITY PROTEIN: inactive pancreatic lipase-related protein 1-like (The sequence of the model RefSeq protein was modified relative to this genomic sequence to represent the inferred CDS: inserted 1 base in 1 codon; substituted 1 base at 1 genomic stop codon) — protein sequence MVSIWTIVLFLLGAAKGKEVCYDPIRCFSDSQPWASTTIRPLNLLPWSPEKIGTRFGLYTNENANNFQILLPSGPSTTEASNFQTDRKTRFITHGFVDKGGESWLVNMCKNMFKVEEVNCISVDWRKGSQTTNMQXVRVVGAQLAWMLATLQSNYTYSPTQVHLIGHSLGARMLGEAGSRTPSLGRITDPRFLVMWVSQQDWAPRKMQSWRYGVSVTLSGRTATGQIKVALFGNRGNTQQYDVFRGIIKPGSTHFSEFDADLHVGTIEKVKFLWNNNAVNPTLPKVGAAKITMQKGEDKTECSFXSEDTMKEDVLLTLTPCETPVSLVLVPTVFSPEALAMNERQN from the exons ATGGTGAGCATCTGGACAATCGTGCTTTTCCTGCTGGGAGCAGCCAA AGGAAAGGAAGTTTGCTATGATCCCATCAGGTGCTTCTCTGACTCTCAGCCCTGGGCCAGCACCACAATCAGGCCACTGAACCTTCTCCCCTGGAGTCCCGAGAAGATAGGCACCCGCTTTGGGCTCTACACCAACGAGAACGCAAACAACTTTCAG ATTCTCCTTCCCTCTGGTCCATCAACTACTGAGGCATCCAATTTTCAAACAGACAGGAAGACCCGGTTCATCACCCACGGCTTTGTAGACAAGGGAGGTGAGAGCTGGCTGGTGAACATGTGCAAG AACATGTTCAAGGTGGAGGAGGTGAACTGCATCTCTGTGGACTGGAGGAAAGGCTCCCAGACCACCAACATGC ACGTGCGGGTGGTGGGCGCCCAGCTGGCCTGGATGCTGGCCACGCTCCAG TCGAACTACACCTACTCACCTACCCAAGTCCACCTCATCGGCCACAGCCTGGGGGCCCGCATGTTAGGAGAAGCAGGGAGCAGGACTCCAAGCCTGGGCAGGATTACGG ATCCCCGTTTTCTGGTGATGTGGGTGTCTCAGCAGGACTGGGCACCCAGGAAGATGCAGA GCTGGAGATACGGAGTTTCTGTAACACTCTCTGGAAGAACAGCCACTGGTCAAATCAAAGTGgctttgtttggaaatagggGAAATACTCAACAATACGATGTCTTCA GGGGGATTATCAAACCGGGCTCCACCCATTTCAGCGAGTTTGACGCAGATCTCCATGTTGGAACCATTGAGAAAGTCAAGTTTCTTTGGAATAACAACGCGGTAAACCCAACCCTCCCTAAAGTGGGTGCAGCCAAGATCACCATGCAAAAGGGAGAGGATAAGACGGA GTGCAGTTTCTGAAGTGAAGACACCATGAAAGAAGATGTCCTGCTCACTCTCACGCCCTGTGAAACTCCAG TTTCCTTGGTCCTCGTGCCCACTGTCTTCTCACCGGAGGCGCTGGCGATGAACGAGCGGCAGAACtag
- the LOC105095101 gene encoding pancreatic lipase-related protein 2, with protein sequence MLHSWTIGLLLLTTVRGKEICYRPFGCFSDEKPWAGTLKRPLKLFPWAPKDIKARFLLYTNENPNNYQLINVTDLATIEASNFQLDRKTRFIVHGFLDKGEESWPTDLCKKMFKVEKVNCIGVDWKHGARTRYTQAVQNIRLVGAEIAFLIQGLSTELGYGLENVHLIGHSLGAHAVAEAGRRLQGRVSRITGLDPAEPCFQGTPEEVRLDPSDAMFVDVIHTDTAPIIPFLGFGMSQKVGHLDFFPNGGKQMPGCQKNILSTIIDVNGLWEGTHDFIACNHLRSYKYYSSSILSPDGFLGYPCASYNEFQENSCFPCPAEGCPKMGHYADQFQGKTRAVGQTFFLNTGSSGNFTCWRYRVSVTLAGKKKVTGYIRVALYGSNGNSKQYEIFKGSLQPNTSHMHDIDVDLNVGKIQKVKFLWNNNAINLFQPKLGASQITVQSGEDRTEYNFCSNNTVQEDVLQTLYPC encoded by the exons ATGCTGCACTCCTGGACTATCGGCCTTCTCCTGCTGACCACAGTCAGAG gaAAGGAGATTTGCTACAGACCTTTTGGATGCTTTTCCGATGAAAAGCCATGGGCCGGGACCCTTAAGCGGCCGTTAAAGTTATTTCCCTGGGCCCCCAAGGACATCAAGGCCCGCTTTCTTCTGTACACAAATGAGAATCCAAACAACTACCAA CTGATCAACGTCACTGACCTAGCCACTATTGAGGCTTCAAACTTCCAACTGGACCGCAAGACACGCTTCATCGTCCATGGCTTCCTAGACAAGGGGGAGGAGAGCTGGCCCACTGACCTGTGCAAG AAAATGTTTAAAGTGGAGAAGGTGAACTGCATCGGTGTGGACTGGAAACATGGAGCCCGGACGCGATATACCCAAGCAGTCCAGAACATTCGCCTCGTGGGAGCGGAGATAGCTTTCTTAATACAAGGGCTGTCG ACTGAGCTGGGCTATGGCCTCGAGAACGTGCACCTCATCGGCCACAGCCTGGGCGCGCACGCGGTCGCGGAGGCGGGCAGGAGGCTGCAGGGCCGCGTGAGCAGGATCACAG GGCTGGATCCGGCAGAGCCATGCTTCCAGGGCACTCCCGAGGAGGTTCGGTTGGACCCATCCGATGCCATGTTTGTGGATGTGATTCACACGGATACTGCTCCCATCATCCCTTTCCTAG GTTTTGGGATGAGCCAAAAGGTGGGCCATCTGGATTTCTTCCCCAATGGAGGAAAGCAAATGCCTGGATGTCAGAAAAATATCCTTTCAACCATCATTGATGTAAATGGACTATGGGAAG GAACCCATGACTTTATTGCTTGCAATCACCTAAGAAGCTACAAGTATTACTCAAGCAGTATCCTCAGCCCCGATGGCTTCCTAGGCTACCCATGTGCCTCCTACAATGAGTTTCAGGAG AATAGCTGTTTCCCTTGTCCAGCTGAAGGATGCCCCAAAATGGGGCACTATGCAGACCAATTTCAGGGGAAAACCAGAGCTGTGGGACAGACCTTTTTCCTGAACACAGGAAGCAGCGGTAACTTTACTT GTTGGAGATATAGGGTGTCCGTCACACTGgctggaaaaaagaaagtgactGGGTACATCAGGGTTGCTTTGTATGGAAGCAATGGAAACTCAAAACAGTATGAAATTTTCAA AGGATCGCTCCAACCAAATACAAGTCATATGCATGACATTGATGTGGACCTCAATGTTGGAAAAATCCAGAAGGTCAAATTCCTCTGGAACAACAATGCGATAAATCTCTTCCAGCCCAAACTGGGAGCCTCTCAAATCACAGTGCAAAGTGGTGAAGATAGGACTGA GTATAATTTTTGCAGCAACAACACAGTGCAAGAAGACGTTTTACAAACTCTCTACCCTTGTTAA